A genome region from Trichoderma asperellum chromosome 7, complete sequence includes the following:
- the NIP1 gene encoding Translation initiation factor 3 subunit c (BUSCO:EOG092D1179): MSRFFRSGGDDSSSESSSDEEELYSGEEDQELDQEQSEEESDEFEQSEDESEEADDKEAGDQKQGAFRFLRDNVQSDSEGSDDEVRDKVKSAQVKRLDELETSIKQIENGQKNGDWTLISNEFDKLNRQVTKLPAGSKIPKPYIKVIAEIEESVNEALAKQKVTPKKMNATQARALNAVKQKVKKTNKDYQDQIAAYREDKDTYLWSSDEEEEEVPVAKAPKAVKFEDVAGAEELADEGFATVGKGGRTLQYTPESIFKHLRGIMETRGKKNTDRLDQIKVMEKLNEIANTPYQQIRVLLTLVSARFDLGSGTTNIMPLEHWKAAEKELSQLLTILANTPEYIVLENVEEWDDDEKPPSLQPGEKYIKVAGSIVSYIERLDDELHRSLQSIDPHTSEYIERLQDEGALYNVIFRGLLYYETLKKDETIEVPQDSVNRIIMRRLEHVYFKPAQVVKTFEENCWKAVGDNVDSTTTPRAEAQEPSELVNILCAYLYTHSEGILRARALLSQVYFLALHDDYYKARDMMLMSHLQETVTGFDIQSQILYNRTLVQVGLCAFRKGLIYDAQNTLQEICGSGRQKELLAQGVMMQRYSQVSPEQERLEKQRQLPFHMHINLELLECVYLTCSMLLEIPLLAQTGSSPDVKKRVISKTYRRMLEYHERQIFTGPPENTRDHVMQASKALAAGEWKKSISFIHSIKIWDLMPNTEEIKEMLSKQIQEEGLRTYLFTYAPFYDTLAVETLSNMFELDSTKVAAIISKMISHEELAASLDQVTNNVIFRKGVELSRLQSLALALSDKASALIETNERTLEQRTQGTSNAFERQGGRGRGGHRGGARGGRGGPRGGGNTQRQAGGTQFTGGALGAAVRG; the protein is encoded by the exons ATGTCTCGATTTTTCCGCAGCGGCGGTGACGACAGCTCCAGCGAGAGCTCcagcgacgaggaagaaCTCTACTCCGGAGAAGAGGATCAGGAACTCGACCAGGAACAGTCTGAAGAGGAATCTGATGAGTTCGAGCAGTCCGAAGATGAGAGCGAGGAGGCCGACGACAAGGAGGCCGGCGACCAGAAACAGGGTGCCTTCCGATTCTTGAGAGACAACGTCCAGTCAGATAGCGAAGGCAGCGACGATGAGGTCCGAGACAAGGTCAAGAGCGCGCAGGTCAAGCGACTGGACGAGCTCGAGACATCCATCAAGCAGATTGAGAACGGCCAGAAGAACGGCGACTGGACTCTGATCTCAAATG AATTCGACAAGCTGAACCGACAGGTTACCAAGCTGCCCGCCGGCAGCAAAATTCCCAAGCCTTACATCAAGGTCATTGCCGAGATCGAAGAGTCCGTCAATGAGGCTCTTGCGAAGCAAAAGGTCAccccgaagaagatgaacgCCACCCAGGCTCGTGCCCTCAACGCCGTCAAGCAGAAGGTCAAGAAGACCAACAAGGACTACCAGGACCAGATTGCCGCCTACCGAGAGGACAAGGACACCTACCTGTGGTCTtcagacgaggaggaagaggaggtcCCTGTCGCCAAGGCCCCCAAGGCCGTCAAGTTCGAGGatgttgctggtgctgaggAGCTCGCCGATGAGGGTTTCGCCACCGTTGGAAAGGGCGGCCGTACTCTCCAGTACACCCCTGAAAGCATCTTCAAGCACCTGCGAGGCATTATGGAGACTCGTGGAAAGAAGAACACCGACAGACTTGACCAGATCAAGGTCATGGAGAAGCTCAACGAAATCGCCAACACCCCCTACCAGCAGATTCGTGTTCTCCTGACTCTGGTCTCTGCCCGATTCGACCTCGGCAGCGGTACCACCAACATCATGCCTCTGGAGCACTGGAAGGCTGCTGAGAAGGAGCTGTCCCAGCTGTTGACCATTCTCGCCAACACTCCCGAGTACATCGTGCTCGAGAACGTTGAGGAgtgggatgatgacgagaaGCCCCCTTCCCTGCAGCCTGGCGAGAAGTACATCAAGGTTGCCGGCAGCATCGTCTCCTACATCGAGAGACTCGACGACGAGCTGCACCGATCTCTGCAGAGTATCGACCCCCACACCTCAGAGTACATTGAGCGCCTGCAAGATGAGGGTGCCCTGTACAACGTCATCTTCCGTGGCCTCCTCTACTACGAGACACTGAAGAAGGATGAGACCATCGAGGTTCCCCAGGACAGCGTCAACCGCATTATCATGCGAAGACTGGAGCACGTCTACTTCAAG CCTGCTCAAGTTGTCAAGACCTTCGAGGAGAACTGCTGGAAGGCTGTTGGCGACAATGTCGACTCCACCACCACTCCTCGTGCCGAGGCTCAGGAGCCTTCAGAGCTGGTCAACATCCTCTGCGCCTACCTCTACACCCACAGCGAGGGTATCCTCCGTGCCCGAGCTCTGCTCTCCCAAGTCTACTTCCTTGCCCTGCACGATGACTACTACAAGGCTCGTGACATGATGCTCATGTCACACTTGCAGGAGACCGTCACTGGCTTCGATATCCAGAGCCAGATCCTCTACAACCGAACTCTCGTCCAGGTCGGTCTCTGCGCCTTCCGCAAGGGCCTCATCTACGATGCTCAGAACACCCTGCAAGAGATTTGCGGCAGCGGCCGCCAGAAGGAGCTGCTCGCTCAGGGCGTCATGATGCAGCGATACAGCCAGGTCTCTCCCGAGCAGGAGCGCCTGGAGAAGCAGCGCCAGCTGCCCTTCCACATGCACATCAACCTCGAGCTGCTTGAGTGCGTGTACTTGACCTGCAGCATGCTCTTGGAGATTCCTCTCCTGGCCCAGACCGGCTCTTCCCCCGACGTAAAGAAGCGTGTCATTAGCAAGACTTACCGTCGTATGCTGGAGTACCACGAGAGACAAATCTTCACCGGACCTCCTGAGAACACTAGAGACCACGTCATGCAGGCCTCCAAGGCTCTCGCCGCCGGTGAGTGGAAGAAGTCTATCAGCTTCATCCACAGCATCAAGATCTGGGATCTGATGCCCAACACTGAGGAGATCAAGGAGATGCTCTCCAAGCAGATCCAGGAGGAGGGTCTGCGAACATACCTCTTCACCTACGCCCCCTTCTACGACACCCTCGCCGTCGAGACTCTCAGCAACATGTTCGAGCTCGACTCCACCAAGGTCgctgccatcatcagcaAGATGATCAGCCACGAGGAGCTCGCCGCCTCCCTCGACCAGGTCACCAACAACGTCATCTTCCGCAAGGGCGTCGAGCTCAGCAGACTCCAGTCCCTCGCCCTCGCTCTATCAGACAAGGCTAGCGCCCTTATCGAGACCAACGAGCGGACGCTCGAGCAGCGCACCCAGGGCACATCAAATGCCTTTGAGCGACAAGGCGGCAGAGGCCGTGGAGGCCACAGAGGAGGCGCACgcggaggcagaggaggcccCCGTGGTGGCGGCAACACCCAGCGACAGGCTGGTGGCACACAATTCACCGGCGGAGCTCTGGGAGCTGCCGTCAGGGGCTAG
- the RPS14 gene encoding 40S ribosomal protein uS11 yields MPPKKVAAPKENISLGPSARDGELVFGVARIFASFNDTFVHVTDLSGRETITRVTGGMKVKADRDESSPYAAMLAAQDVAARCKELGINALHIKIRATGGNGTKTPGPGAQSALRALARAGMKIGRIEDVTPTPSDSTRRKGGRRGRRL; encoded by the exons ATGCCCCCCAAGAAGGTCGCCGCTCCTAAGGAGAACATCTCCCTGGGCCCCTCTGCCCGCGATG GCGAGCTCGTCTTCGGCGTTGCCCGTATCTTCGCCTCCTTCAACGATACCTTCGTCCACGTTACCGATCTGTCCGGCCGTGAAACCATCACCCGTGTCACCGGTGGCATGAAGGTCAAGGCCGACCGTGACGAGTCCTCCCCCTACGCCGCCATGTTGGCTGCCCAGGACGTCGCCGCCCGCTGCAAGGAGCTCGGCATCAACGCTCTGCACATCAAGATCCGTGCCACTGGTG GTAACGGTACCAAGACCCCCGGCCCTGGTGCCCAGTCCGCTCTCCGTGCTCTGGCCCGTGCCGGCATGAAGATTGGCCGCATTGAGGACGTTACTCCTACCCCCTCCGACTCTACCCGCAGAAAGGGTGGTCGCCGTGGTCGTCGTTTGTAA
- a CDS encoding uncharacterized protein (EggNog:ENOG41) yields MTDTAVDTAAATDLAVDVSASTEIAATIDSTPSIPTPSKAPIGAVLAAVPSNADAFAAHLLRCIQTRAGADAVLQFLCYSFKLSGSVLETLSRNALRQSAQKLVAMAFQLPPATTVVLSSAPAPPGAAFALSLANNFKALSGVLSEARTINRLWGLLGLYFGLKRIVARMRPKKIESEKEGSGAVVEAAAAPFETIFSLTQIVTLILFQVFENLAFLGSKKAIDLKPATMGKFGLLSVRCWGTYVFMELSRLLVERARSSPEVKTAAWAKTWNKSFFRNLAWAPLTVHWSIPGGGPLPEALVGLLAMYPSTGQMVDLWRETA; encoded by the coding sequence atgacCGACACCGCCGTCGACACCGCCGCGGCCACCGACCTCGCCGTCGACGTCTCGGCCTCGACCGAAATCGCCGCCACCATCGACTCGACGCCGTCCATCCCGACGCCCTCCAAAGCCCCCATCGGCGCCGTGCTCGCGGCCGTGCCCTCCAACGCGGACGCCTTCGCCGCCCACCTGCTGCGATGCATCCAGACCCGCGCCGGCGCCGACGCCGTGCTGCAGTTCCTCTGCTACTCGTTCAAGCTGTCGGGCTCCGTGCTGGAGACGCTGAGCCGCAACGCGCTCCGCCAATCGGCGCAGAAGCTCGTCGCCATGGCCTTCCAGCTGCCGCCCGCCACGACGGTGGTGCTTTCGTCGGCGCCAGCGCCTCCCGGGGCGGCTTTTGCGCTGAGCCTGGCGAATAACTTCAAGGCTCTATCCGGAGTGCTGAGCGAGGCGCGGACGATTAACCGACTCTGGGGTCTGCTGGGCCTGTATTTCGGGCTCAAGAGGATCGTTGCTAGGATGCGCCCTAAGAAGATCGAATCCGAGAAGGAGGGCTCCGGAGCTGTTGTcgaggctgcagcggcgcCATTCGAAACCATCTTCTCGCTCACGCAAATCGTCAccctcatcctcttccaagTCTTTGAGAATCTGGCCTTCCTGGGCAGCAAAAAGGCCATCGACCTCAAGCCCGCAACGATGGGCAAGTTTGGCCTCCTCAGCGTGCGATGCTGGGGCACGTACGTCTTTATGGAGCTCTCCAGGTTGCTGGTGGAGCGCGCCCGCAGCAGCCCCGAAGTCAAGACTGCCGCTTGGGCAAAGACTTGGAACAAGAGCTTCTTCCGCAACTTGGCGTGGGCGCCATTGACTGTCCACTGGAGCATTCCCGGAGGAGGACCCCTGCCTGAGGCGCTGGTGGGCTTGCTGGCCATGTACCCATCGACAGGGCAGATGGTCGACCTTTGGCGGGAGACGGCGTAA
- a CDS encoding uncharacterized protein (BUSCO:EOG092D0DVR), translating to MDSESEMERNDDGDGRSALNSEMMAAAQNESTPNPDAEDQTPIGISEEDALKNLSGTVRDQSELERDITMQANAALMEAEDQKDRNRIVKLELTRDRLKSQLDKDKKRLEKAAGNPYQSRTIQNEITKLEQEISQATLDIADFESRMQKRHQEDPLHNISQTKSNKLPGESNREYLIRTGKITPFSKLGGSRPAGIEGQLADTLLDAEEEAAAEQLGNEAGEGPQSHQLLRRPGFAEEETPPPAPKTTAVEAEFSLRPRKKRKVQRETEREPSADFQPEDTSGSESLDSAMWQQTTEDDLVRQQRRKAKIKEKAAEQDEIDLSKIDDGNEAHYKRRLKDWVDRRGRARRAKRQTESATHPEDSDDDEKEWFKPAPGVADHYFTDDLKLPGDIYPSLFGYQKTGVQWLAELYKQSVGGIIGDEMGLGKTVQLIAFIAALHYSKKLKKPVIVVAPATLLRQWVSEFHRWWPPLRVSILHSSGSGMLNPTAEDEYDVEHFSPMATKSEKAARRIVRGVVQKGHVLVTTYTGLQTYADELLHVEWEYAVLDEGHKIRNPNAEITVTCKELNTPNRVILSGTPVQNNLTELWSLFDFIYPMRLGTLVNFKQQFEIPIRQGGYANASNLQVMTAEKCAEALKETISEYLLQRLKVDVAADLPEKTEQVLFCKLTESQRKAYERFIGSDEVAAILNRKRQSLYGIDILRKICNHPDLLDKSLSSKPGYDYGNPKLSAKLQLTKDLLQKVMIPNGHKMLLFSQGKQMLNIIEKCMRECRISYLRMDGETPIDQRQPMIDKFNTDPGIHVFLMTTRTGGLGTNLTGADRIIIFDPDWNPSTDLQARERAWRLGQSKPVKIYRLMTEGTIEEKIYHRQIFKQFMTNKVLKDPKQRSSYDLSDLYDLFTFDKNTDAAAARSEVFKGAEVNLKKNANNSDAKTLMPIGKMGKVKNEGELKNLDLVAAMEEVKEDPSVHEEKRMLEGIFARSVNSAYDHEQIVNGPQKMKADMAVLRQEANMVARQAAAHLRHSREEARRVPIGTVTWTGEVGTGGRPGGNRRRGGPSSAGIMSNLADRQGLDSGSSSRSGTPGVDKNLKAKDFIPMIKTFINRQGGKVPSKMLVDHFNPYCPGKKQSDEFKAALETVGVLNRVSSTGRGMWSLKPGFK from the coding sequence ATGGATTCTGAAAGTGAGATGGAAAGAAacgacgatggcgacggccGCAGTGCCTTAAACAGCGAAATGATGGCGGCTGCTCAAAATGAGTCGACGCCAAATCCCGACGCTGAAGATCAAACACCCATCGGGATTAGTGAAGAAGATGCGTTGAAGAATCTTTCTGGGACCGTGAGAGACCAGTCTGAACTAGAACGGGACATTACCATGCAGGCCAATGCGGCACTGATGGAGGCTGAAGACCAGAAAGATCGTAATCGGATAGTCAAATTGGAGCTGACTCGGGACCGGCTTAAATCACAGCttgacaaggacaagaagcgtTTGGAAAAAGCTGCTGGAAATCCATACCAGTCTCGAACCATACAAAATGAGATAACCAAGCTCGAACAAGAAATCAGCCAAGCTACCCTAGATATCGCTGATTTCGAATCGCGAATGCAGAAACGACACCAGGAAGATCCATTACATAACATAAGCCAGACCAAGTCTAATAAACTGCCTGGAGAAAGTAATCGTGAATACCTCATCCGAACTGGAAAGATCACCCCATTCTCCAAGCTCGGAGGATCGCGCCCTGCCGGTATCGAGGGCCAATTGGCCGACACTCTCTTAgacgctgaagaagaggctgctgctgagcaacTTGGCAATGAGGCTGGTGAAGGGCCGCAGTCTCACCAGCTACTGCGACGCCCTGGgtttgctgaagaagaaacacCGCCACCGGCGCCAAAGACAACTGCAGTTGAAGCTGAGTTCTCACTTCGAccgcggaagaagagaaaggtgCAAAGAGAAACTGAGCGCGAGCCATCTGCGGATTTTCAACCGGAAGATACGTCTGGCTCAGAATCCCTCGATTCGGCTATGTGGCAGCAGACAACGGAAGATGACCTTGTTCGCCAACAACGTcgaaaagctaaaataaaagaaaaggccgcTGAGCAAGATGAAATCGATCTTAGTAAGATTGATGACGGGAACGAAGCTCATTATAAAAGGCGACTTAAGGACTGGGTTGACCGAAGAGGCCGAGCGAGGCGAGCCAAACGTCAAACCGAATCCGCTACGCACCCCGAAGAtagtgatgacgatgaaaagGAGTGGTTTAAGCCAGCTCCTGGAGTTGCGGACCATTATTTTACCGACGATCTTAAACTTCCAGGCGACATCTACCCGTCGCTGTTTGGATACCAAAAGACAGGCGTACAATGGCTAGCTGAGCTGTATAAGCAGAGCGTTGGAGGGATCATCGGAGACGAAATGGGTCTTGGTAAAACTGTCCAGCTTATTGCGTTCATCGCTGCTCTGCACTACAGCAAAAAGCTCAAGAAGCCAGTCATTGTAGTCGCTCCAGCTACGCTCCTTCGCCAGTGGGTAAGCGAATTCCATCGCTGGTGGCCACCTCTGCGTGTCTCCATTTTGCACTCGTCTGGCAGTGGAATGCTTAACCCTACTGCGGAAGACGAGTACGACGTGGAGCATTTTAGCCCAATGGCAACCAAATCCGAAAAGGCTGCAAGAAGAATTGTTAGAGGAGTAGTCCAGAAAGGCCATGTCTTGGTTACGACGTACACTGGCCTTCAAACCTATGCTGACGAATTATTGCACGTTGAATGGGAATATGCTGTTCTCGACGAAGGCCATAAAATCCGAAATCCAAATGCTGAAATTACCGTTACTTGCAAAGAGCTTAACACGCCCAACCGAGTCATTCTATCCGGAACTCCAGTCCAAAACAACTTGACAGAGCTTTGGTCACTCTTCGACTTCATCTATCCGATGCGTTTAGGAACTCTTGTCAACTTTAAACAACAATTCGAGATTCCTATTCGACAAGGAGGTTATGCGAACGCGTCGAATTTACAAGTAATGACTGCTGAGAAATGCGCTGAGGCATTGAAAGAGACAATTAGCGAGTATTTGCTTCAGCGACTGAAAGTCGACGTAGCTGCAGATCTTCCCGAAAAGACAGAGCAAGTTTTGTTCTGCAAGTTGACAGAAAGCCAACGCAAAGCATATGAGAGATTCATTGGCTCTGATGAAGTTGCTGCCATCTTGAATAGGAAGCGCCAATCGCTTTATGGGATCGATATCCTTCGCAAGATTTGCAATCACCCCGACCTGCTTGACAAGTCTCTTTCGAGCAAGCCCGGCTACGACTATGGAAATCCGAAATTGTCTGCAAAATTGCAGCTCACTAAAGATCTACTGCAAAAAGTGATGATACCAAACGGACACAAGATGTTGTTATTTTCGCAAGGCAAACAGATGCTCAATATAATTGAGAAATGTATGAGAGAATGCAGAATCTCTTACTTGAGAATGGATGGCGAAACACCCATCGATCAAAGACAACCGATGATTGACAAGTTCAACACTGATCCCGGCATTCACGTATTTCTCATGACTACCAGAACTGGAGGACTGGGAACTAACCTTACTGGCGCTGACcgaatcatcatcttcgaccCAGACTGGAATCCTTCCACTGATTTGCAAGCCCGAGAGCGAGCTTGGAGATTGGGCCAGAGCAAACCTGTGAAGATTTACCGACTAATGACTGAGGGCACAATCGAAGAGAAAATTTATCATCGCCAAATCTTTAAGCAATTTATGACAAACAAAGTACTCAAGGATCCGAAGCAGCGAAGTTCTTACGACCTCTCAGACCTTTACGACTTATTTACCTTTGACAAGAATACAgatgctgcggcggcaagaAGCGAAGTCTTCAAAGGGGCAGAGGTAaacttgaagaagaatgcaaATAACTCTGATGCGAAGACATTGATGCCCATTGGGAAGATGGGCAAGGTTAAAAATGAGGGCGAGCTGAAGAATCTAGATCTAGTCGCGGCCATGGAAGAAGTCAAAGAAGACCCATCTGTTCACGAAGAGAAGCGTATGCTGGAGGGTATCTTTGCGCGATCCGTCAACAGCGCCTACGACCATGAACAGATTGTCAATGGGccgcagaagatgaaggccgATATGGCTGTTCTTCGCCAGGAGGCAAACATGGTTGCTCGACAGGCCGCTGCTCATCTTCGACATTCAAGAGAGGAAGCTCGCCGAGTGCCAATTGGTACAGTGACATGGACTGGCGAGGTTGGCACAGGTGGTCGACCGGGCGGCAACCGTCGTCGCGGCGGTCCAAGTTCAGCAGGTATCATGAGTAACCTTGCCGACCGTCAAGGCTtggacagcggcagcagctctcgATCAGGAACGCCTGGAGTTGACAAGAACTTGAAGGCGAAGGATTTCATTCCAATGATTAAGACTTTTATCAATCGACAGGGAGGCAAAGTCCCGAGCAAGATGTTGGTGGACCATTTCAATCCTTATTGCCCTGGAAAGAAGCAGAGCGATGAGTTTAAGGCCGCGCTGGAGACGGTTGGAGTGTTGAACCGGGTGAGCAGCACAGGGAGGGGTATGTGGTCGTTGAAACCAGGATTCAAGTGA
- a CDS encoding uncharacterized protein (EggNog:ENOG41), with translation MDRYISDNRHGEYRQVFRGTPEQAKQFQRWIRESIPWLHFNHVRRWLAVETNVILWSEEDGEHIQFIREVLCHIAIGLQREHSPNATIMLPGYGHPLEWMPARKDRFPVTITNEGLEWTAKALLLRELCMIKVVEEITNKPDWWKNVRNAHIAKSWKREILALDWSKYMKYADFTSAMAERCIEELKLKADLYEKTGLIPVLDYSACVIKSDKVVSDGLKSAFTGIAREPKYVRSYSCLCDGGINIHQAHASLSPLVYGRSRILPNRTIKRINCLEACGEGDILPRPRNTGLDVEYQFRLYDDSYQWLPFDVTVSKKGNARIDGYINNLHPVKNKKLYSIISKAINHALPAWDIVYRWPDQFSFQRIPDTELVSKCKARRICGNRDCKSSNLSAAASFEYESRVAVRIQRTNKANAAQTSIQTKKDTATTSISEDCQPLNFTLEHNRGKANELSISKWFIDTHPIQLPGPKSTTAEQFRFRPSDVQSSGFFLQKNKRIQVMVTFTEIQLSPEYLNTAAAHGRQMAN, from the exons ATGGACCGATACATCTCCGACAATAGGCATGGAGAATATCGCCAAGTGTTTCGAGGGACACCAGAGCAAGCAAAGCAGTTTCAGAGGTGGATCAGAGAGAGTATTCCATGGCTGCATTTCAATCATGTTaggcgctggctggctgttgaGACAAATGTTATATTGTGGAGCGAGGAAGACGGAGAACATATTCAATTCATCCGAGAGGTCTTATGTCACATTGCCATTGGCCTTCAAAGA GAGCACTCCCCTAATGCAACAATCATGCTGCCGGGCTATGGACATCCCCTGGAATGGATGCCTGCCAGGAAGGATCGCTTCCCCGTCACCATCACAAATGAGGGACTCGAGTGGACCGCGAAAGCCTTGCTACTCCGAGAGCTATGCATGATCAAAGTGGTCGAAGAAATCACCAACAAGCCGGACTGGTGGAAAAATGTTCGCAACGCTCACATCGCAAAAAGCTGGAAAAGGGAGATTCTAGCGCTTGACTGGAGCAAGTACATGAAGTATGCTGACTTTACTTCTGCTATGGCTGAACGA TGCATCGAAGAGCTCAAGCTCAAAGCAGACCTGTATGAAAAGACGGGACTTATCCCTGTCTTAGATTACTCAGCTTGTGTCATAAAATCTGACAAAGTCGTGTCCGATGGACTGAAAAGTGCATTCACCGGCATCGCGAGAGAACCCAAATACGTCAGAAGCTATAGCTGCTTATGCGATGGAGGTATCAACATCCACCAAGCTCACGCCTCCCTGTCTCCCCTGGTTTATGGTCGGTCTCGAATCCTTCCTAATAGAACTATCAAGCGCATCAATTGCTTAGAGGCTTGTGGAGAAGGAGATATTCTTCCAAGACCTCGCAACACAGGTCTAGATGTGGAATACCAATTTCGCTTGTATGACGACTCTTACCAGTGGCTCCCTTTTGATGTTACAGTAAGCAAGAAAGGAAACGCTAGAATTGACggctatattaacaacttgCATCCtgtcaaaaacaaaaagctaTATTCAATTATTTCAAAGGCCATCAATCACGCTTTGCCGGCATGGGATATCGTGTACAGATGGCCTGACCAATTCTCTTTCCAAAGAATACCAGATACAGAACTTGTGTCCAAATGCAAAGCCCGTCGTATATGTGGCAACAGAGATTGCAAGTCTTCCAACTTATCTGCAGCAGCCA GTTTCGAATATGAGAGCCGCGTTGCGGTGAGAATACAGCGAACCAATAAAGCCAATGCTGCACAGACGAGTATACAGACAAAGAAGGATACAGCTACGACGTCCATATCTGAAGATTGTCAGCCTCTCAACTTCACATTGGAACACAATAGGGGCAAAGCAAATGAACTTTCCATTTCTAAATGGTTTATCGACACTCACCCAATCCAACTCCCAGGGCCAAAGTCAACAACGGCCGAACAGTTTCGCTTCCGTCCGTCTGACGTCCAGTCATCTGGCTTTTTCTTGCAGAAAAATAAACGCATCCAGGTAATGGTCACATTTACTGAGATCCAACTCAGCCCCGAATACCTGAATACTGCGGCGGCACATGGAAGGCAGATGGCCAACTGA
- a CDS encoding uncharacterized protein (EggNog:ENOG41), whose product MDHNGRRSLYNGGYDPTTSPYHRNYSAVDMDEDPRHCREDASSVSSLSPTGYDSVRNTYAGSYSDAYEFAGASGSSRSRAQPSYHHHRLPETEQWSSMREEYSDSLHSLVGKEGMPSPARRPQRPRIRFTPEEDQLLIELKEQKHLTWKQIADFFPGRNSGTLQVRYCTKLRAEAMPWTREMDQRLLEALQSYEDEKWRNVAQRVGNGVTPMGCCDRVWELFNIQVDDASPFSFANDN is encoded by the exons ATGGATCACAACGGAAGGCGAAGTCTATACAATGGGGGATATGACCCAACAACATCACCTTACCACCGTAATTATTCCGCTGTGGACATGGATGAAGACCCAAGGCACTGCCGAGAAGATGCAAGCTCAGTAAGCTCATTATCACCAACTGGCTATGATAGCGTTCGAAATACATACGCCGGATCTTATTCAGACGCGTACGAGTTTGCTGGAGCTTCAGGCAGTAGTAGGTCACGCGCTCAGCCTTCTTACCATCACCACCGTCTACCGGAGACAGAACAGTGGAGCTCAATGCGTGAAGAGTACAGTGACAGCTTGCACAGCTTAGTTGGGAAAGAGGGGATGCCGTCTCCCGCAAGACGACCACAACGACCCAGGATCAGATTCACGCCGGAGGAGGACCAGCTCTTGATCGAGCTCAAGGAACAGAAACATCTCACCTGGAAACAAATTGCCGACTTCTTCCCAGGACGCAATTCAGGCACATTGCAAGTGCGTTATTGCACAAAGTTGAGAGCCGAGGCTATGCCTTGGACCAGAGAAATG GACCAGAGACTTCTAGAAGCTCTACAAAGTtatgaagatgagaaatgGCGGAACGTTGCGCAGAGAGTTGGAAATGGGGTTACACCAATGGGATGCTGCGATCGAGTCTGGGAGCTATTCAATATCCAAGTTGACGATGCTTCTCCATTTTCATTTGCAAATGacaattaa
- the RPL7 gene encoding 60S ribosomal protein L7 — MSATVPTNDQILVPETLLKKRKSQEKARAERAAVVEKRKAANKEKRGVIFKRAEKYVQEYRAAEREKIRLRRAAKADDSAYIPAEAKLIFVVRIKGINKMPPKPRKVLQLLRLLQINNGVFLKVTKAITEMLKIVEPWIAYGYPNLKSVKELIYKRGYGKVEKQRVALTDNSIIEANLGKYGIICVEDLVHEIFTVGPNFKQAANFLWPFKLSNPTGGFRPRKFKHFIEGGDLGNREEAINALIRQMN, encoded by the exons ATGTCCGC CACCGTCCCCACCAACGACCAGATCCTGGTCCCTGAGACTCTCctcaagaagcgcaagagcCAGGAGAAGGCTCGCGCTGAGCGTGCTGCCGTTGTTgagaagcgcaaggct GCCAACAAGGAGAAGCGTGGCGTCATCTTCAAGCGTGCCGAGAAGTACGTCCAGGAGTACCGCGCTGCCGAGCGTGAGAAGATCCGCCTTCGCCGTGCCGCCAAGGCCGACGACTCTGCCTACATCCCCGCTGAGGCCAAGCTGATCTTCGTCGTCCGTATCAAGGG TATCAACAAGATGCCCCCCAAGCCCCGCAAGgtcctccagctgctccgTCTTCTCCAGATCAACAACGGTGTCTTCCTGAAGGTCACCAAGGCCATCACTGAGATGCTCAAGATCGTTGAGCCCTGGATCGCCTACGGTTACCCCAACCTGAAGTCCGTCAAGGAGCTCATCTACAAGCGTGGATACGGAAAGGTCGAGAAGCAGCGTGTTGCCCTCACCGACAACTCCATCATTGAGGCCAACCTCGGCAAGTACGGCATCATCTGCGTTGAGGATCTCGTCCACGAGATCTTCACCGTTGGCCCCAACTTCAAGCAGGCCGCCAACTTCCTGTGGCCCTTCAAGCTCAGCAACCCCACTGGTGGCTTCCGCCCCCGCAAGTTCAAGCACTTCATCGAGGGTGGTGACCTTGGCAACCGTGAGGAGGCTATCAACGCCCTCATCCGCCAGATGAactaa